Proteins encoded together in one Streptomyces sp. B1I3 window:
- a CDS encoding WXG100 family type VII secretion target: MTDGDLNVSEDNLTNLADDLDQMQGHLERQIRDMDRVVDSIAAGWQGPTAAAYRALHRGAAEDAVRIRQVLSLLERATRASRDGFTAQELEVLAAFRRVQSQEDVSASAGELTVPDQPPAPHSRLQDI; this comes from the coding sequence ATGACGGACGGCGATCTCAATGTTTCGGAGGACAACCTCACGAACCTCGCGGACGACCTCGATCAGATGCAGGGTCATCTGGAGCGGCAGATCCGCGACATGGACCGGGTGGTCGACAGCATCGCGGCGGGCTGGCAGGGGCCCACGGCCGCGGCGTACCGCGCCCTGCACCGGGGAGCCGCCGAGGACGCCGTGCGTATCCGGCAGGTGCTCTCCCTCCTCGAACGGGCGACCAGGGCCTCCCGTGACGGGTTCACAGCCCAGGAGCTGGAGGTGCTGGCCGCGTTCAGGCGCGTCCAGAGCCAGGAGGACGTGTCGGCGTCCGCCGGGGAGCTGACCGTGCCGGACCAGCCGCCCGCCCCGCACAGCCGTTTGCAGGACATCTGA
- a CDS encoding WXG100 family type VII secretion target produces MSDDDRITVDFATLQRLSGDLEEILKDLNEKLEMLYERAKKAVLSWDGEARQAFIDELDKWDRSAQDLKAAQAWLHEVVVKGHLNYAAANRSVLQGWGGGA; encoded by the coding sequence ATGTCGGACGACGACCGGATAACTGTCGATTTCGCCACCCTGCAGCGCCTGTCGGGGGATCTGGAGGAGATCCTCAAGGACCTCAACGAGAAGCTGGAAATGTTGTACGAGCGTGCCAAGAAGGCCGTTCTGAGCTGGGACGGCGAGGCCCGGCAGGCCTTCATCGACGAGCTGGACAAATGGGACCGCTCGGCCCAGGACCTCAAGGCCGCACAGGCCTGGCTGCACGAGGTCGTGGTCAAGGGCCACCTCAACTACGCTGCGGCGAACAGGTCCGTGCTCCAGGGCTGGGGAGGCGGCGCCTGA
- a CDS encoding RNase A-like domain-containing protein — translation MAGPTPGPGPAQPPAGGGNIDVKPSSLWTVSGQVAGQQDPMMRGGNTLVQELQKYPDAGGAGTSAEQFAQAYKKIGNRWLEVLGKSVVSIGGVAVGFTETANAYTKADAAAHPKPGQAPEQRPLPTVIDKDPKFASVPDIKWGDDDGGDDLIRGAMEGIPEIVRDVLQPVAKHVFRVGKVADVHPFPQQHYLNSHCHSWMNASVVPSNTAAELTRIIGTITNHQKADWEAAMRTFCSALWGATDWGQSGPSRHGYQWAHTTGPHGAKVATGSQPVMTVLNDVAIKISDCLREYAEAAVELNRDVFQELKRAMREAATSIIDDIEKAKEKPSLKNIVGAVTSVASGVGGVTGMLLKFDVNTVLKLDKAKLNRIVDKYTGIVDGLTTRMNALQDVLDEAHRSAPKFEAGVARAHGFGARSLNDFKHEQQWTVPGANGNIAFDLAANEYLGGGHTLDKHVGKTDEQLAQRLRDQSNPAASWPENSRPTIGGSSSFKTIADAQRLTEQNLRLTQSEIDAWLASNPQDGQNKAFVSKTPNGEASGSYVSKQPTPNQDGSTGTIPGTGYKDHGLNAKAIDVNYVKTVLKYDSSLDPPYIIYTSMPAPRPIL, via the coding sequence ATGGCCGGACCCACTCCGGGCCCCGGCCCGGCGCAGCCGCCCGCCGGGGGCGGCAACATCGACGTCAAGCCGTCGAGCCTGTGGACCGTCTCCGGCCAGGTCGCGGGTCAGCAGGATCCCATGATGCGTGGTGGGAACACGCTCGTGCAGGAGCTGCAGAAGTACCCGGACGCCGGTGGGGCGGGCACCAGCGCCGAGCAGTTCGCGCAGGCCTACAAGAAGATTGGCAACCGCTGGCTGGAGGTGCTGGGCAAGAGCGTGGTCAGCATCGGCGGTGTCGCCGTCGGCTTCACGGAGACCGCCAACGCCTACACCAAGGCCGACGCGGCGGCCCACCCCAAGCCCGGGCAGGCCCCGGAGCAGCGCCCGCTGCCGACGGTCATCGACAAGGACCCCAAGTTCGCCAGCGTCCCCGACATCAAATGGGGTGACGACGACGGCGGCGACGACCTGATCCGCGGTGCTATGGAGGGCATACCGGAGATCGTCCGGGACGTCCTGCAGCCCGTCGCGAAGCACGTCTTCCGTGTCGGCAAGGTGGCGGACGTACACCCCTTCCCGCAGCAGCACTACCTCAACTCGCACTGCCACAGCTGGATGAACGCCTCGGTCGTCCCGAGCAACACGGCAGCAGAGCTGACGAGGATCATCGGCACCATCACCAACCACCAGAAGGCCGACTGGGAAGCCGCCATGCGGACGTTCTGCAGCGCGCTGTGGGGCGCGACGGACTGGGGTCAGTCCGGTCCGTCCCGGCACGGCTACCAGTGGGCGCACACCACGGGCCCGCACGGCGCCAAGGTGGCCACGGGCAGTCAGCCGGTGATGACCGTCCTGAACGACGTGGCGATCAAGATCAGCGACTGCCTGCGCGAGTACGCGGAAGCGGCCGTCGAGCTGAACCGCGACGTCTTCCAAGAGCTCAAGCGGGCCATGCGGGAGGCCGCCACGAGCATCATCGACGACATCGAGAAGGCCAAGGAGAAGCCCAGCCTCAAGAACATCGTGGGCGCCGTCACCAGCGTGGCCAGCGGTGTCGGCGGGGTCACCGGAATGCTGCTGAAGTTCGACGTCAACACGGTCCTGAAGCTGGACAAGGCCAAGCTCAACCGGATCGTGGACAAGTACACCGGCATCGTGGACGGCCTCACGACACGCATGAACGCGCTCCAGGACGTCTTGGACGAAGCGCACCGAAGCGCCCCGAAGTTCGAGGCCGGCGTGGCCCGCGCTCACGGTTTCGGCGCGCGTTCGCTCAACGACTTCAAACACGAGCAGCAGTGGACCGTTCCGGGTGCGAACGGCAACATCGCCTTCGACCTCGCGGCCAACGAGTACCTAGGCGGCGGCCACACCCTGGACAAGCACGTCGGCAAGACCGACGAGCAGCTCGCGCAGCGCCTGCGCGACCAGTCCAACCCAGCCGCCTCGTGGCCCGAGAACAGCAGGCCCACCATCGGCGGTTCGTCGAGCTTCAAGACGATCGCGGACGCGCAGCGGCTCACCGAGCAGAACCTGCGGTTGACGCAGTCGGAGATCGACGCCTGGCTCGCCTCCAACCCGCAGGACGGCCAGAACAAGGCCTTCGTGAGCAAGACGCCAAACGGCGAGGCCAGCGGCAGCTACGTTTCCAAGCAGCCCACGCCCAACCAGGACGGGTCCACGGGCACGATCCCCGGGACGGGCTACAAGGACCACGGCCTCAATGCGAAGGCGATCGACGTCAACTACGTCAAGACCGTCCTCAAGTACGATTCCAGCCTCGATCCGCCGTACATCATTTACACGTCGATGCCCGCGCCCCGACCGATCCTGTAG
- a CDS encoding RNase A-like domain-containing protein → MLTRSATYPDRETAQWATQQVVTANEQVIHRWLAQGTRARLTIEAAWPSREEPVGRVLLEAMLLAGQEPLDVRAARVVLRREPDSPYGFVVQTTVPFYP, encoded by the coding sequence ATGCTGACCCGATCCGCCACCTACCCTGACCGGGAGACCGCCCAGTGGGCCACCCAGCAGGTGGTGACCGCCAACGAGCAGGTCATCCACCGCTGGCTCGCCCAGGGGACGCGGGCCCGCCTCACCATCGAGGCCGCCTGGCCGTCCCGGGAGGAGCCCGTCGGGCGGGTGCTGCTGGAGGCGATGCTGCTCGCCGGGCAGGAGCCGCTCGACGTCCGGGCCGCCCGCGTCGTCCTGCGGCGGGAGCCTGACAGCCCGTACGGGTTCGTCGTACAGACCACCGTCCCGTTCTACCCGTAG
- a CDS encoding contact-dependent growth inhibition system immunity protein — translation MSMKPLEHDRRYGELDQVLRAYLGQSADDTAERRSRALDAYLRHTWHTRPWAIAEAERQLREYSRNPPGRLRIDLGEFYAVPDVGIPQSAIGDWLLLLADHLKQSIEDGEVPPPTNPQTHWEWHARFPETAQLLGGWFSQDIVDEFPDHEAAVADYAATTDPQLVARLVGELHELIALPLDEGDYAVAAAKLGMEVNPPEPFSYGAWFQAVATVLSAD, via the coding sequence GTGTCCATGAAGCCCCTTGAGCACGACCGCCGCTACGGCGAGCTCGATCAGGTCCTTCGCGCCTACCTCGGCCAGAGCGCCGACGACACCGCCGAGCGGCGCAGCCGAGCCCTGGACGCCTATCTGCGCCACACCTGGCACACCCGGCCCTGGGCCATCGCGGAGGCGGAGCGGCAGCTGCGCGAATACAGCCGCAACCCCCCGGGACGCCTGCGGATCGACCTCGGGGAGTTCTACGCGGTCCCCGACGTGGGGATCCCCCAGTCCGCGATCGGCGACTGGCTGCTCCTGCTCGCCGACCACCTCAAGCAGAGCATCGAGGACGGCGAGGTGCCGCCGCCCACGAACCCGCAGACGCACTGGGAGTGGCACGCACGGTTCCCGGAGACCGCGCAGCTGCTGGGCGGCTGGTTCTCGCAGGACATCGTCGACGAGTTCCCCGACCACGAGGCCGCGGTCGCGGACTACGCCGCCACCACCGACCCCCAGCTCGTCGCCCGCCTCGTCGGTGAGCTCCACGAACTGATCGCCCTCCCGCTGGACGAGGGCGACTACGCCGTGGCCGCCGCGAAACTCGGCATGGAGGTCAACCCGCCCGAGCCGTTCTCGTACGGAGCGTGGTTCCAGGCGGTGGCGACGGTTCTGAGCGCCGACTGA
- a CDS encoding helicase-associated domain-containing protein has translation MGKPSGSTLAAWLSDLEVDRLERVLAARPDAVSPPEPRSFGELADRLQRPASVAPVLTGLALPHLQVAETLAALGPVPCAALADLVDVTGTESARGLGAALEVLADRALVWTDGEGLLRMAAPLPQAWDSPLGLDAPLTRLLADTTSEELRRMLVALGIPSPGTTKKHRLTALLEHHSDPERVAAVIASAPSSTRNLLERRASHRGEQAQSQAHFLTFRTPPADSEPSVRWALERGLLVQDRHSGYGSTRMPAEVALALRGAGWRAPFEPVPPVVRTVSVTSAEVDREAAAAATAFAAHAASVLATCSAAPPVLLKSGGVGARELSRISKAAQCDDIVVRLVLETAYDAGLLARDGDQVAATDGYDTWAEREPAEQLTALLHAWRTLPLTPTQARGEDGKALPALAGTPPCGGCLQAREGLLAAAAQLPADRGVHSPAELGALGAWHRPLAEQLPQDTTPFATAIREAELLGVVARGALSPIGAALRTDDAEALAAACERLLPTATRAARFGADLTAVVTGTPSARLAALLDTVADKEVGGTASVWRFSPTTVRRALDTGRTAVAIAADLSAVAVGALPQSLSYLINDSARTHGRVRITPAACVIHGEEPALLAELVTHRKLAALGLRLLAPTVLVSRTSLDKTLATLRAAGYAPVAERADGTVRVEKTRRRRAAAPVPPPPPLPSQRRRSVPTVTPVTVGLSTLAARLRAAPPILPAPDPFGTGVPYGTDTEEIVAGCAKNLAYSDVRQLAHAIDAGTAITVEYVAASGNRTVRTLSELVLDPPYLYAWCHLRDDERVFTLSRIHGVMPG, from the coding sequence ATCGGCAAGCCCAGTGGATCAACTCTGGCCGCGTGGCTGAGTGATCTGGAAGTCGACCGGCTTGAGCGGGTCCTGGCAGCTCGCCCGGATGCCGTGTCCCCGCCAGAACCACGCTCGTTCGGCGAACTCGCGGACCGCCTTCAGCGCCCGGCGTCGGTGGCCCCGGTGTTGACCGGACTCGCGCTGCCACACCTGCAGGTAGCCGAGACACTGGCGGCATTGGGGCCCGTTCCATGTGCCGCCCTGGCCGATCTGGTGGATGTGACCGGAACGGAGAGCGCTCGCGGGCTGGGCGCGGCCTTGGAGGTGCTGGCCGACCGCGCACTCGTCTGGACGGACGGCGAAGGGCTGCTGCGCATGGCGGCGCCGTTGCCGCAGGCGTGGGACTCGCCGCTGGGGCTGGACGCCCCGCTCACCCGGCTACTGGCGGACACGACCTCCGAGGAACTGCGCCGCATGCTGGTGGCCCTGGGCATCCCGTCACCCGGCACCACCAAGAAGCATCGGCTGACGGCCCTCCTGGAACACCACAGCGATCCGGAGCGGGTGGCCGCGGTGATCGCTTCGGCACCTTCGTCCACCCGGAATCTGCTTGAGCGGCGAGCCTCTCACCGGGGTGAACAGGCTCAATCACAGGCGCATTTCCTCACGTTCAGGACCCCGCCGGCCGACTCCGAGCCGAGTGTGCGCTGGGCACTGGAGCGCGGACTGCTGGTCCAGGACCGGCACTCCGGGTACGGATCCACACGCATGCCCGCCGAGGTGGCGCTCGCACTGCGCGGAGCCGGCTGGCGCGCCCCCTTCGAGCCCGTCCCGCCCGTCGTGCGGACGGTGTCCGTCACCTCGGCGGAAGTGGACCGGGAGGCGGCGGCCGCCGCCACGGCGTTCGCCGCACATGCCGCGTCGGTTCTGGCGACGTGCTCCGCGGCTCCGCCGGTCCTGCTGAAGTCCGGCGGGGTCGGAGCACGTGAGTTGTCCCGGATCAGCAAGGCGGCACAGTGCGACGACATCGTCGTACGCCTTGTTCTGGAGACGGCGTACGACGCCGGGCTGCTGGCCCGGGACGGCGACCAGGTCGCGGCAACGGACGGATACGACACCTGGGCGGAACGAGAACCGGCGGAGCAGCTCACCGCGCTTCTCCACGCCTGGCGGACGCTTCCGCTGACTCCGACCCAGGCGCGCGGCGAGGACGGCAAGGCGCTGCCCGCGCTCGCCGGAACACCGCCCTGCGGCGGCTGTCTACAGGCCCGGGAGGGGCTCCTCGCCGCCGCGGCACAGCTCCCGGCGGACCGGGGAGTGCACAGCCCCGCGGAACTGGGGGCGCTGGGCGCCTGGCATCGCCCGCTCGCCGAGCAGCTCCCCCAGGACACCACGCCTTTCGCCACCGCGATCCGGGAAGCGGAACTGCTCGGGGTCGTCGCCCGCGGCGCCCTGTCCCCCATCGGTGCCGCTCTGCGGACCGACGACGCCGAAGCGCTGGCCGCCGCCTGTGAGCGGCTGCTGCCGACGGCCACCAGGGCAGCCCGTTTCGGCGCGGACCTCACCGCCGTCGTCACCGGCACACCGTCCGCCCGCCTCGCCGCACTGCTGGACACCGTCGCTGACAAGGAAGTCGGTGGCACGGCATCGGTGTGGCGGTTCAGCCCCACAACCGTTCGCCGTGCCCTGGACACGGGCCGCACGGCGGTTGCCATCGCGGCAGACCTGAGCGCCGTCGCGGTCGGCGCCCTCCCCCAGTCGCTGTCGTACCTGATCAACGACTCCGCACGCACTCACGGCCGTGTGCGCATCACCCCCGCTGCCTGTGTGATCCACGGCGAAGAACCCGCTCTCCTCGCCGAACTCGTCACGCACAGAAAGCTCGCCGCCCTCGGCCTGCGCTTGCTGGCACCGACCGTGCTGGTCAGCCGAACCTCACTCGACAAGACCCTCGCCACGCTTCGGGCCGCCGGCTACGCCCCCGTTGCCGAGAGGGCCGACGGAACCGTGCGCGTCGAAAAGACCCGGCGCCGACGTGCCGCCGCACCGGTCCCGCCCCCGCCCCCACTCCCAAGCCAGCGGCGGCGGTCCGTGCCGACGGTGACTCCGGTGACAGTCGGCCTGAGCACGCTGGCCGCCAGGCTGCGGGCCGCCCCGCCGATACTTCCGGCTCCCGACCCGTTCGGCACCGGGGTCCCCTACGGCACGGACACCGAGGAGATCGTCGCCGGATGCGCGAAGAACCTGGCGTACAGCGATGTCCGCCAGCTTGCCCATGCCATCGACGCCGGCACAGCCATCACGGTCGAGTACGTCGCCGCCTCGGGCAACCGGACCGTACGTACCCTCAGCGAGCTCGTGCTCGACCCGCCCTACTTGTATGCGTGGTGCCACCTGCGCGACGACGAACGGGTCTTCACCCTCTCCCGCATCCACGGCGTCATGCCTGGGTAG
- a CDS encoding CopG family transcriptional regulator — protein MATKKVTVTIPEDLLDEIRAEAAERGMSAYVAEALRFKRDRDRLRELSDWLQEEHGPLTDEERTTAFDELEDLDAEHERRRATGTHGAGEAA, from the coding sequence ATGGCGACGAAGAAGGTAACGGTGACGATTCCCGAGGATCTCCTGGACGAGATCCGCGCGGAGGCGGCAGAACGGGGGATGTCGGCGTACGTCGCCGAGGCTCTGCGCTTCAAGCGTGACCGGGACCGACTGCGGGAGCTGTCGGACTGGCTGCAGGAGGAACACGGCCCCCTCACCGACGAAGAGCGCACCACAGCGTTCGACGAGTTGGAGGACCTGGACGCAGAGCACGAGCGTCGACGTGCCACCGGAACGCACGGCGCCGGAGAAGCCGCGTGA
- a CDS encoding PIN domain-containing protein, with protein sequence MKKRSGEPGQRPLRVFVLDCEALSLAVRGDRKMIAWLDLAARGEAEVVTSPMTLVEAYDGRTTEQRWDWVLSRLEVADIGKHEARQARRLLTDTKLHGHKYAIDAILAVIARRQKGQVTVFTSDVDDLERLVPESIVVKKV encoded by the coding sequence GTGAAGAAGCGGTCCGGTGAGCCCGGGCAGCGGCCGCTGCGCGTCTTCGTACTCGACTGCGAAGCCCTGTCCCTGGCCGTACGCGGCGACCGGAAGATGATCGCTTGGCTCGACCTCGCAGCCCGGGGCGAAGCCGAGGTGGTCACGTCTCCGATGACGCTGGTCGAGGCGTACGACGGCAGAACCACCGAGCAGCGCTGGGACTGGGTACTCTCCCGGCTTGAAGTCGCTGACATCGGGAAGCACGAGGCTCGCCAGGCCCGCCGCCTGCTGACAGATACCAAGCTGCACGGCCACAAGTACGCGATCGACGCGATACTCGCCGTCATCGCGCGCCGGCAGAAGGGGCAGGTCACCGTCTTCACCTCGGACGTAGACGATCTGGAGAGGCTGGTTCCGGAGTCGATCGTCGTCAAGAAGGTATGA
- a CDS encoding VOC family protein, whose amino-acid sequence MDITIHTSVLPHDDPEATLAFYRDTLGFEVRNDVGSGTMRWITVGPADQPSTSILLAPPAVDPGITDDERRTVAEMMAKGTYGWILLATKNLDATFERLRAGDAEVVQEPTEQPYGVRDCVFRDPAGNQIRIQELR is encoded by the coding sequence ATGGACATCACCATTCACACGAGCGTTCTCCCGCATGACGACCCGGAAGCCACCCTGGCGTTCTACCGCGACACCCTCGGCTTCGAGGTCCGCAACGACGTCGGATCCGGCACGATGCGCTGGATCACCGTCGGCCCGGCCGACCAGCCCAGCACATCCATCCTCCTGGCGCCGCCGGCCGTCGATCCCGGGATCACCGACGACGAGCGCCGCACCGTCGCCGAGATGATGGCCAAGGGCACCTACGGCTGGATCCTGCTGGCCACCAAGAACCTCGACGCCACCTTCGAGCGGCTGCGGGCCGGCGACGCCGAAGTCGTCCAGGAGCCGACCGAGCAGCCGTACGGCGTGCGCGATTGCGTCTTCCGCGATCCCGCCGGCAACCAGATCCGCATCCAGGAACTGCGCTGA
- a CDS encoding helix-turn-helix transcriptional regulator, translated as MTSRPGAAHRLSDLARLRRVRDRMDREYAQPLDVEALARGANMSAGHLSRAFRLAYGESPYSYLMTRRIERAMTLLRRGDLSVTDVCFAVGCSSLGTFSTRFTELVGMPPSTYRRLAAQATEGLPSCVAKQVTRPVRNREAPPERPL; from the coding sequence GTGACGAGCAGACCCGGCGCGGCGCACCGCCTGAGCGATCTCGCCCGGCTGCGCCGCGTCCGTGACCGGATGGACCGGGAGTACGCGCAGCCGCTGGACGTCGAGGCACTCGCCCGGGGCGCGAACATGTCCGCCGGGCACCTCAGCCGCGCGTTCCGCCTGGCCTACGGCGAGTCGCCGTACAGCTACCTCATGACCCGCCGCATCGAGCGCGCGATGACGCTGCTGCGCCGTGGTGACCTCAGCGTCACCGACGTCTGCTTCGCGGTCGGCTGCTCGTCCCTGGGCACCTTCAGCACGCGTTTCACCGAGCTGGTCGGGATGCCGCCCAGCACCTACCGGCGCCTCGCGGCGCAGGCGACCGAGGGGCTCCCCTCGTGCGTGGCGAAACAGGTGACAAGACCGGTCAGGAATCGAGAAGCGCCCCCCGAGCGTCCGCTTTAG
- a CDS encoding glyoxalase, with translation MASITSVILEAADPTAAQRFYTDAFGLDTQVRVRAGETPTTGFRGFTLSLTVSQPATVNGLIDSALEAGASTVKPAKKSFWGYGGVVQAPDGALWKIASSAKKDTGPATRQIDQVVLLLGVEDMAASKQFYVGRGLVVGKSYGRKYTEFATPPNSVKLALYGRRALAKDAGVAPDGTGSHRLVIEGDGGPFTDPDGFVWETASR, from the coding sequence ATGGCTTCCATCACTTCCGTCATCCTCGAAGCGGCCGACCCCACCGCCGCCCAGCGCTTCTACACCGACGCCTTCGGCCTGGACACCCAGGTGCGCGTACGGGCCGGCGAGACACCGACGACCGGCTTCCGCGGCTTCACGCTGTCGCTCACCGTGTCCCAGCCCGCCACCGTCAACGGCCTCATCGACTCCGCACTCGAGGCGGGCGCCTCGACGGTGAAGCCGGCCAAGAAGTCCTTCTGGGGCTACGGCGGTGTCGTACAGGCCCCGGACGGGGCGCTCTGGAAGATCGCGTCCTCGGCGAAGAAGGACACGGGACCGGCCACCCGGCAGATCGACCAGGTGGTGCTCCTCCTGGGCGTCGAGGACATGGCCGCGAGCAAGCAGTTCTACGTCGGCCGAGGGCTCGTCGTCGGGAAGAGCTACGGCCGCAAGTACACCGAGTTCGCGACGCCGCCGAACTCCGTCAAGCTGGCGCTCTACGGCAGGCGGGCCCTCGCCAAGGACGCCGGCGTCGCTCCCGACGGAACCGGATCGCACCGGCTCGTGATCGAAGGCGACGGCGGGCCCTTCACCGACCCGGACGGCTTCGTCTGGGAGACGGCTTCCCGGTGA
- a CDS encoding LAETG motif-containing sortase-dependent surface protein, giving the protein MKIRRILATAVAAAVTTPALLLSVTPAFADEKPAAQTQDKPSIAELEKAAAAAQTAYDDAVAAESAAEAALEATDLDTFPLRIAAEAAKKVATEAAAAKTAADQAVVDAQAAIDALPETATEEEKTAAATKLAEAQTAAAAAGEAKTAAEAKATEAGTALDDERVNLARKIGTAQKAVKQALADKNAADAALAKAVEEEAEEGEGDDDDCVPEAKLTTVVTGLPSTVVAGTKVNFKLRVTNGTDKTMDEVLPFAYIHATDESGLKDIDKLVHLQWSNGSSSKWQTVDNEHYMDAISPLKAHAHADIKMRLAIDASAPAGNGVTFVAGDYFNDNGSCGGSPDLEGYEFLIAAAGSKPGKVDDAKPSTNKPNTSGVKPQSGASARPVTGSLAATGSSSATSQLALASGAAVAIGAGALFVVRRRKVGSDA; this is encoded by the coding sequence GTGAAGATTCGCCGGATTCTTGCCACCGCTGTTGCCGCCGCCGTGACCACTCCCGCACTCCTGCTCTCGGTCACCCCCGCGTTCGCCGACGAAAAGCCGGCAGCGCAGACGCAGGACAAGCCGTCCATCGCGGAGCTGGAGAAGGCCGCGGCCGCAGCACAGACGGCATACGACGACGCCGTAGCGGCGGAGAGCGCCGCCGAGGCGGCACTGGAAGCCACCGATCTCGATACCTTTCCTCTGCGCATAGCCGCCGAGGCTGCCAAGAAGGTTGCGACAGAGGCCGCCGCCGCGAAGACCGCCGCCGACCAGGCGGTTGTCGACGCCCAGGCTGCGATCGACGCCCTTCCGGAGACCGCCACCGAGGAGGAAAAGACCGCAGCGGCGACGAAGCTCGCCGAGGCGCAGACCGCCGCCGCAGCCGCAGGCGAGGCCAAGACCGCCGCCGAAGCCAAGGCCACCGAAGCCGGGACCGCGCTCGACGACGAGCGGGTGAACCTGGCCCGGAAGATCGGCACGGCGCAGAAGGCGGTCAAGCAGGCGCTCGCCGACAAGAACGCCGCCGACGCGGCACTGGCCAAGGCCGTGGAGGAAGAAGCCGAGGAAGGTGAGGGCGACGACGACGATTGCGTCCCCGAGGCCAAGCTCACCACGGTCGTGACGGGCCTGCCGTCCACCGTGGTCGCCGGTACGAAGGTCAACTTCAAGCTCCGGGTGACCAACGGCACCGACAAGACCATGGACGAGGTGCTTCCGTTCGCCTACATCCACGCGACCGACGAGAGCGGCCTCAAGGACATCGACAAGCTGGTCCACCTGCAGTGGTCCAACGGCTCGTCCTCCAAGTGGCAGACCGTCGACAACGAGCACTACATGGACGCCATCAGCCCGCTGAAGGCCCATGCTCACGCCGACATCAAGATGCGCCTCGCGATCGACGCCTCGGCCCCCGCGGGCAACGGCGTCACCTTCGTCGCCGGTGACTACTTCAACGACAACGGCTCCTGCGGCGGGAGCCCGGACCTCGAGGGTTACGAGTTCCTGATCGCCGCCGCGGGCAGCAAGCCCGGCAAGGTCGATGACGCGAAGCCCAGCACGAACAAGCCGAACACCTCGGGCGTCAAGCCGCAGAGCGGCGCCTCGGCCCGCCCGGTGACCGGCAGCCTCGCGGCGACGGGCTCCTCCTCCGCGACCTCGCAGCTCGCCCTCGCGAGCGGTGCGGCCGTGGCGATCGGCGCGGGCGCGCTGTTCGTCGTACGCCGCCGCAAGGTGGGCTCCGACGCCTGA
- a CDS encoding isocitrate lyase/phosphoenolpyruvate mutase family protein, whose protein sequence is MHRTGAPLLLPNAWDHASAAALASHGFPAIGTTSLGVAAAAGLPDGCGATRDETLRLAARLGAGGFLLSVDVEGGFGDDPAGVAELARELAVAGAVGINIEDGRADGGLAPAELHAAKISAVKEAVPSLFVNARTDTHWLPGSGRGAETLRRLTAYQQAGCDGVFVPGLTDPARIAELVGMLEVPLNILYSPGGPTVPELAALGVRRVSLGSLLHRRALAAAVAAAVDVRSGRPVSGEAFTYAQVQALAGTGIERDMRMAGSSGMWHSSQRKHSC, encoded by the coding sequence CTGCACCGCACCGGTGCGCCGCTGCTGCTCCCCAACGCGTGGGACCACGCCTCGGCGGCGGCTCTCGCCTCGCACGGCTTCCCGGCCATCGGCACGACGAGCCTCGGCGTCGCAGCCGCGGCCGGCCTGCCGGACGGGTGTGGGGCGACGCGGGACGAGACGCTGCGGCTGGCAGCACGGCTCGGTGCGGGAGGCTTCCTGCTCTCCGTGGACGTCGAGGGCGGTTTCGGCGACGACCCGGCGGGCGTGGCCGAGCTGGCCCGTGAGCTCGCCGTCGCCGGCGCGGTCGGCATCAACATCGAGGACGGCAGGGCGGACGGCGGTCTCGCCCCTGCCGAGCTGCACGCGGCGAAGATATCCGCCGTGAAGGAGGCCGTGCCGTCCCTCTTCGTCAACGCCCGCACCGACACCCACTGGCTCCCCGGCAGCGGTCGCGGGGCGGAGACACTGCGTCGCCTCACGGCCTACCAACAGGCGGGTTGCGACGGCGTGTTCGTACCGGGACTCACCGACCCCGCGCGCATCGCCGAGCTGGTGGGCATGCTCGAAGTGCCTCTCAACATCCTGTACTCACCCGGAGGCCCGACCGTCCCGGAGCTGGCAGCGCTGGGCGTACGGCGGGTGAGCCTCGGGTCGCTCCTCCACCGCCGCGCACTCGCTGCCGCCGTGGCCGCGGCGGTGGACGTCCGCTCCGGCCGGCCGGTGAGCGGGGAGGCCTTCACATACGCGCAGGTGCAGGCGCTCGCCGGGACAGGCATCGAGAGGGATATGCGGATGGCCGGCTCGTCAGGCATGTGGCATTCCTCACAGCGAAAACACAGCTGCTGA